A genomic region of Vibrio ziniensis contains the following coding sequences:
- a CDS encoding alanine--tRNA ligase-related protein: MTRKLFWQNPYQIELTSKVDVIDGNKIELAETIFYAESGGQESDVGTIAGIPVIHAEKSGKRLVYTLESSPSFQVGDDVQTLIDWQRRYALMKLHFAAEVVLVLFTQFHPNIKKIGAHISANKSRIDFVSTENIKPLLANIAIHAQQLLDAQLPIESAFSNEIEERRFWKVEGFSQVPCGGTHLRNTSEVGQINLTRSNLGKGKERVEITIL; the protein is encoded by the coding sequence ATGACACGGAAGTTGTTTTGGCAAAACCCATATCAGATAGAGCTAACGTCAAAAGTGGACGTTATTGATGGCAATAAGATAGAACTGGCTGAAACCATTTTTTATGCAGAATCTGGTGGGCAGGAAAGCGATGTCGGAACCATTGCTGGAATTCCGGTCATTCATGCTGAAAAATCTGGTAAACGTCTCGTTTATACCTTGGAGTCATCGCCCTCGTTTCAAGTGGGGGATGACGTGCAGACATTGATTGATTGGCAACGCCGATATGCTCTAATGAAACTGCATTTTGCTGCTGAAGTAGTGCTTGTTCTTTTCACTCAATTTCACCCGAATATAAAGAAAATTGGTGCACATATATCGGCAAATAAAAGCAGAATAGATTTTGTCTCCACTGAAAACATAAAGCCACTGCTAGCGAATATTGCTATACATGCTCAACAGTTGCTTGATGCTCAATTACCGATAGAGAGCGCATTTTCGAATGAGATCGAGGAACGCCGCTTTTGGAAAGTGGAAGGCTTTTCTCAAGTGCCATGTGGTGGCACTCACCTAAGAAACACCTCAGAGGTAGGACAAATTAACCTTACGCGATCCAACTTAGGTAAAGGAAAAGAGCGAGTCGAAATAACTATACTTTGA
- a CDS encoding GNAT family N-acetyltransferase codes for MEIIIDSLDSGEVIGLLEEHLADMYATSPPESVHALDVNALKSPEITFFSGWRDGLLMGCVAIKQLDESHVELKSMRTSHHARKAGVATLLLKHALNIATERGYRRISLETGAEDYFLAARNLYEKFGFIYCEPFANYKPDPNSKFMTLDLH; via the coding sequence ATGGAAATCATTATAGATAGCCTTGATAGCGGCGAGGTTATTGGCCTGCTAGAAGAGCATTTAGCAGATATGTACGCGACGTCACCGCCAGAAAGTGTTCATGCGTTGGACGTTAATGCGCTTAAATCTCCAGAAATAACCTTTTTTAGCGGTTGGCGAGATGGTCTGCTGATGGGGTGTGTGGCGATTAAACAATTGGATGAGTCGCATGTAGAGCTCAAGTCAATGCGTACCTCACATCACGCTCGAAAGGCTGGGGTGGCGACTTTGCTACTGAAACATGCATTAAATATCGCAACGGAACGTGGTTATCGCCGAATCAGTTTAGAAACGGGGGCGGAAGACTACTTCCTGGCTGCGCGAAACCTTTATGAGAAATTTGGTTTTATTTACTGTGAACCGTTTGCTAACTACAAACCTGATCCTAACAGTAAATTCATGACGTTAGATCTTCACTAG
- a CDS encoding histidine phosphatase family protein, producing MAKTFYMMRHGETLFNVRRKIQGWCDSPLTAKGVRQAQLVAEFFDSIELDHLYSSSTERACDTAEIVTRNKMPITRLKGLKEMNFGIYEGESEDLHPSYDARETHYLQFGGESRQQLKDRVLKTCIDIMEQEGNNTVLAVSHSGACKHFLSLWHDLDDVLKGVIPNCCVFKYEYENKTFKLVEIFDITKNFTE from the coding sequence ATGGCTAAAACCTTTTATATGATGCGTCACGGTGAGACGCTGTTTAACGTAAGAAGAAAAATCCAAGGTTGGTGTGATTCCCCACTGACCGCAAAAGGCGTTCGTCAGGCACAGCTTGTAGCTGAGTTTTTTGACAGCATTGAACTGGATCATCTCTATAGTTCTTCCACCGAGCGAGCTTGTGATACGGCTGAGATTGTTACTCGCAATAAAATGCCAATCACACGCCTGAAAGGGTTGAAAGAGATGAACTTTGGTATCTATGAAGGTGAAAGTGAAGATCTACACCCGAGTTACGATGCTCGTGAAACGCACTATTTACAGTTCGGTGGTGAATCTCGTCAGCAGCTCAAAGATCGTGTATTGAAAACCTGCATTGACATCATGGAACAAGAAGGCAACAACACAGTGCTGGCGGTTTCACATTCTGGTGCTTGTAAACACTTTTTATCGTTGTGGCATGATTTGGATGATGTCTTGAAAGGTGTGATACCAAACTGTTGTGTTTTTAAATACGAGTACGAGAACAAAACCTTTAAGTTGGTTGAAATATTCGATATAACCAAGAACTTCACCGAATAG